A stretch of the Chanos chanos chromosome 1, fChaCha1.1, whole genome shotgun sequence genome encodes the following:
- the LOC115817882 gene encoding arrestin domain-containing protein 3: MPGKDLSIRYDPINEANTFSRGDFVKGRVILELNKEIKADAFFVKLKGDANVRWTERHNDKNRTYSAHERYFKLKHYFIREGSEAGGSEVTCGDTYSNVVPPGTHVYEFCFQIPQGLMPPSFKGHHGKITYRLEAKLSRSWKFPLTASTELQFVSRPDGTELTVPLAGEANKEMSLFTSGSVSMKANTEKMAYMQGELVIVTAAVKNSSSRPLKIKYSLQQRLKYIASGSSKTSSHYIFKEVGDPIPTGQNQTITKELQLPSDVQPSIVHCKIIKLEYTLKVYLDVPYASDPEIVFPLVILPRGQFPLSTPSRGPFGAGQPGWNGPPTHNAAGPYPDASASGVYPSPTAPGPYQHHFTPSMQPEFSNPNAPPPTYSELYPTPSAPALYPNLPPPTAQGFYPAPSAPGQYPNPNGSGSFPVPTAPGYNPPPYSTTGNPVPSAPEYCPDPYPTKTPQ, translated from the exons ATGCCCGGAAAGGACCTTTCAATTCGGTACGATCCGATCAATGAAGCCAACACGTTTAGTCGTGGCGACTTCGTTAAAGGACGAGTAATTTTGGAACTTAACAAGGAGATCAAGGCTGATGCGTTTTTCGTCAAACTGAAAGGGGATGCAAATGTACgctggacagagagacataatgACAAAAACCGTACTTATTCAGCACACGAAAGATACTTCAAACTGAAACACTATTTTATTCGCGAAGGCTCCGAAGCTG GAGGCAGTGAAGTGACCTGTGGGGATACCT ACAGTAATGTTGTGCCTCCAGGGACCCATGTATATGAGTTCTGCTTTCAGATTCCACAAGG GCTCATGCCACCATCTTTTAAGGGCCACCATGGAAAAATTACTTACAGACTGGAGGCTAAGTTGAGCAGGTCGTGGAAGTTTCCGTTGACTGCATCAACTGAGCTCCAGTTTGTCTCGCGGCCAGATGGGACAGAGCTGACA GTGCCCCTGGCTGGAGAAGCAAACAAGGAAATGTCACTGTTCACCTCTGGAAGTGTCTCCATGAAAgcaaacactgagaaaatggCATATATGCAAG gtGAACTGGTGATAGTTACAGCAGCTGTCAAAAACTCTTCATCTCGTCCTCTCAAAATCAAATACAGTCTTCAGCAGAGACTAAAGTACATTGCTTCAGGATCCTCTAAAACTTCCAGCCACTACATATTTAAAGAAGTTGGGGATCCAATCCCGACTGGACAGAACCAGACTATCACCAAAGAACTGCAGCTACCATCTGACGTCCAGCCCTCCATTGTGCATTGTAAAATCATCAAACTGGAGTACACTCTGAAG gTGTACCTTGATGTTCCCTATGCTTCAGACCCAGAGATTGTTTTCCCATTGGTTATTCTACCTCGAGGACAATTCCCCTTGTCTACACCTTCAAGAGGTCCCTTTGGAGCTGGTCAACCAGGATGGAATGGTCCTCCTACCCATAATGCAGCAGGGCCATATCCAGATGCTTCTGCCTCTGGAGTTTACCCTTCCCCAACGGCACCAGGACCATACCAGCATCATTTCACTCCATCTATGCAACCGGAATTTTCAAACCCTAATGCTCCTCCACCCACGTATTCAGAATTATACCCAACTCCATCTGCGCCAGCACTGTATCCAAACTTACCACCCCCTACTGCACAAGGTTTCTACCCAGCCCCAAGTGCCCCGGGACAGTATCCAAACCCAAATGGCTCAGGGTCTTTTCCAGTGCCTACTGCCCCAGGCTACAATCCACCCCCTTACAGCACTACTGGCAATCCAGTTCCATCTGCCCCGGAATACTGTCCAGATCCCTATCCAACTAAGACACCCCAGTAG